GGTGTCCCTGGAAGTCCTGCCATGTCTGAGCCTCCCCTCCCATACCAGGCAGAGTGTTCCCAGAAATAGGGGGGTGTCTCACCTTGAAATCATTGCCGCTCAGGTCTACCCCCCGGATGAAGGGAAGCACCCCGGTGGCCGCCATGTCCGGTGTCAGGGAAGGTCTGTCTCCTCTCAGCGGCTGAGGCGGCGGCAGGAAGAACACAAACCACGCCCCCTCCGCTCACTCTACCCTCTCAGCAGCCACACCCGAACCCTGCGTCCACCAAACCCCGCCCACCCTACCCTCACAGCCAATCGCCGTCGCAGCTGTCACTCACtgccaaagaggacctgtcactgagCCCTAATCATTACTTTGTTTATTGGTTGGAGCATGCGATATTAAAAATCATCTTAGGTTTATAAAACACATGTGACTATATAGGTGTGCTTGCGATCAGTGATTGGTTCTCTTTAAGCCACGCGCGGTTTCTTCCCGTGTACGTCTAATGGGTTAATCAGCAGAGCGCGCATGACGTCACGCGGAAGCCGCCATCTCTCATTGGCGGAGCGGGGGTTCTATTTTCAGACcggaaacctcccccccccctatctcaACCCGGAACATCCCCTCCCTCTAGACGTCAGATGTTGTTATTTTATCACAGCGACTCTCATTGGCTGCTTCGCACCACCGGACCGGTGATTGGACCGAGCGTTCCACATGTGCGCTGCGATTGGCGGCCTGACGAGAGGCACGTGATTGGTCTGTCGATGGAGGGTTGTGATTGGTCAGGGCGCGCTGCTACGTGCGGACGGCCGGAGGCGGTAGTAAAGAAGCAGCAGAAGGAAGAAGAAGCGGCTGCTGGCTGCGGAGCGGGCCGGGGTAGCGGGTGAGTGTGGAcccggggaggggggaggagaggctcATTGTACCAGGAAGGGCGAAAGACAGCCTGGACTGGGAGCACCGGAGTCCGGACTTCATAGAGAACGTACTGACCCCCAACATAGTGATCGGAGACACCCCACAGCGCCACCTTGTGTCATAAGTGCGTCATAGGAAGAGCTCTATGGGGCCCGGTGGTGGGAAATTAATACAACCGAGTTATTGGTCTGATAAAATAAAgacttattattttatatatatatatgtatttatcggcgtataccgcgcactttccagggcaaaatcgtgggtgcgctgtatacgccgatacccgcgccgagtttgaacactgcgccggcatataccgagcgcagtacacgcgtgtatagtcgggcaggctcggctcctctcgtgctcacgtccaggacgtaagcgtgagaggagccgagcctgcccgactatacacgcgtgtactgcgttcggtatatgccggcgcagtgttcaaactgggCGCGTGGAGGAcaccacagacggacgccggacccgacgaggccgccgcgcaagacaccaaaactgtaagtagtaaaatgtaataaaatgtttttttttttacaggaatgtcgggtccactttaggggtgcgcgctatacgccggagcgcgcaataccccgataaatacggtatatatatgtgtgtgtgtgtgtgtgggcatctagacgtggtgaggaCGACTTGCTAAAATTCAAACCAAGCATTAGAAtgtggaagaaaggggatttaagtgactttgaacgtggcgtgGTTGTTGGGGCCacacgggctggtctgagtatctCAAACCTTCTGATCCACTGGGACTTTCACACACAACTATCTCtctggtttacagagaatggtccggaaAGAGAAATCCATCAGTGCATTATCACACACTGTACAATCCAAACCTTGAGATTTGTTACCTTTTGACAGACAGTGCAAAGATCTGGTTTACAACTGACAATGGAAATCTgccagcacagtacagacagggcTATTTATAGTAAATAGAACTCCCAGCCCCCTCCTTCCCATTATAAATAGGAGAACTGGGTTTAATCAACTAAAAATGTCAGCAGCTAATTTTCCTGTGTGAGGCGACCCCTTATTTCGTGTGACTTGGGACCTTCATTTTGCTTTGTGAACATTATTGAACCCTTTACCTGTTTATGTATATAGGGAACAGAAGTAAACAAGAATCCAGCCTGGTCACATTGTTGACATGCCTCTGATTTTAATATTAGCAGTGCAGGTTAAAGATTATAAGAGTGAGACTCTGGACGGGGCCCAGGTACCTGCGGGTTGTTATTATCTGCCTCCAGGAATGTGCCGCACCTCTCCTGAGTCATGGCCGCCTGCCGCAGTTCTGATTGCTGGAATCTTGCGTCATGCCATGTAAATGTTTCTATGTGTGCTCAGATGCTGACAGCTCTGTGTAATGGTAATAACACGGCTTATTCGGCAAACATGGCTTTCTTAGAGCCGACAAACTGCTACGCATATGAGAGCTGCaagggatttgtatttctgtccattctGTCCTGTGATGTACACAGCCTTGCCGGACAGCACAGCCCTGCCTAGCAAAGAGAACCggtactaagggccaaatccacaaagacccggcgtaacggcgaaattctaatttaagttacactgccttaaaatttctacctaagtgcccgatccacaaagcacttacctagaaatttctggccgtgtaacttaaattccgccggcgcaaggcgttcctcatttcatgggggcgattcccatttaaatgatgcacgctcccgcgccggccgtactgcgcatgctcgtgacgtcattttcccgacgtgcatagcgcgaaattacgttacgccaggctttgtggattgcgacgggtcaataaagttgcgtcgaaaaaaaaaaaaaagatacggcgcgaaaaaaaaattcaaattcgaaaaaaaaaaaaacgcgtcgctagacagaagggtctgcttttaaatGGTGTTCTAACTGCTCTCTCCTATCGGCATGCCTGACTGGCTGCTTGTGCTGCTTCTCACCTCCCCTGGAGTTTTAGCtacatttttaaatactttttctttttctacagTCGGAGGATGGCGGAAATGCAGcttcagagaaaaggaaaaaaagcagACAATGGGATTGGCAGTGTGTTGGACTTCCTATTGGCCAACGCCAGACTGGTGCTCGGTGTGGGAGGAGCGGCCATGCTCGGTATTGCCACACTGGCTGTTAAACGGGTAAGAATTGGTATGTGGCGGCATGATATCGGTTGTAGTATGGAAGTATTTTTGTCAGGAGTCGGCCCGTGGCGAAGTTTATTGTGAAGACGGCTTCATATAAGGCAGAAGAAACCAATGGTTTGGGGcctgttaattattttttttatagcgcctgacacataaaatatatatatatatatatatatatatatatatatatatatatatatatatatatatatatatatatatatatatatatatatatatatatatatatatatatatatatatatatatagtgtgtgtgtctctgtcctcgaggagcttacaattaggctgctttcacattgaggcatgcagccgcggtgacggtatagccacgctatttgtagcacggctataccatcgtatttaccgcgatattcgggcactagcggtgaggttttaacccccgctagcggccgaaaaccgtgctttcccattgatttcaatgggaaggcgcggtataggagcggtgaacacaccgctcctataccgcggtaaagatgcggctagcaggacttttggagcgctcctgctagcgcaccgcttcaatgtgaaagccttcgggctttcacattgaacactacagggcatgctttttcatgcggtatagcagcgctatttttagcgctgtaccgcatgaaaaacgcctcaatgtgaaaggggccttagagatttTTGTGCAAATTCGGCCGATTACTGACTgcactcctcccttcccccccacactccactgGCTCTGTCTTTCAATCTGTGAAACTGACGTTTGcaactgaatgcagagagagaggagctgtcagaatTCAGcggtgatgttgggggtgggacccagcagctatcaaacaccagccaatgggatctcGGTGGGCCGCTACGTGTATGTGGCCCCGCACCCATTCTTAAGCAGctgaatcattggctggtgttagCAGGGTCTCGCCCACCCCCTGACATCGCCGCTGAATTCTGACAGCTGGTCTCTCTGCATTCCTTACATATAGTGCTACTGACAAATCGGCTGAGTGTGAAACGTGCCAGTGCCGATCGCCAGTGGCAACCAGCGTCGCCTGccaaaaaaatcggcctaaaatattaaGCACAAAAATCGGCATCCTATATTGGCCGCCCCACCCCGCCCTAAATAtcagccagagaaaaacccatgtcggtcgacctctacttgcaatcgaaggtccctaactcactatcatacatgcacatactagggccaatttagacagaagccaattaacctaccagcatgtctttggaatgtgggaggaaactggagtacctgaAGGAAACCCAcataggcacagggagaacatgcaaactccatgcaggtagtgccgtggttgggatttgaactgaCAACCCTAGTGCCGCAAGGTGAATGTACTAACCACTTGCATAGCAAAAAATTAGGCTGCTGTGTGTGCAGATTATTTGTTCTATTGAGAATGTCATAGAAAGGAAATAGGTTCTCATTGTGTACcatagtttatttaaaaaaaaaaaaaaacctggggtgGAGCTATACTCTGCAATGCTTAGTGCcttatcctcttttttttttttttttttttttttcttctatagctTATTGACCGGGCAGCCTCTCCTCCCGATGAGAAGGAACCAGAGATGAAAGCGGAGCAGAAGTCCTTTGAGGAGAGCTGGAAAGAAGCTGTTTTATTGAAGGCCTCTCCAAAACTTACACAGAAGGCAAAGCGTGCCGATCTCAGTGCTTCATTACCACCCCCAGAGCCCAGCCAGCCCGCTGAAGGTGTGTATTTATACTACAATGATCGTTCAAtggacttacctggcaggggagacaccatgatcatgaaggcggttctcccagggcgaggcacggctattgcacactctaggccgtgctgatcgtggttgtcttccctgccgcttctcggccttttggctgggactgggtgtggtatctgtccttatcagttgtcagcggagcgctgaagcacctcctacatggggagggtggatgcaatccaatgacgtcattgcacctggaaggatggtttcagcagggactacgctgtgctgcccgacagaatactgggggccggcccatggttgagtctgagccatctggaagggtgctcctggtgaggatgggtgctgtgcttggtcttggtctttttgccgagttctagtctggccttctggctggctggtgtaagtgccatctctgtcagcgatccggtaggaggagctggtaatgccctgggataAGACGGGGCAGcaccatgcaaatccgctgggttggccggcaggggtggagggctgcactggccggtcggggggtcggatatggaacgaaaagcctatggtgcatgtgcccctggagtggcagtccaggggtatctgaagatcactgtgtgtgagggacacattgatttaagataccacggtcactgcaccaataacacgctttttttagcacctgcctcctgggccgggccttttggctaggaccggaggaattttttattcctggccggagggcctggtcattgtttcaccacaatggccacttctttcactctcctctccactatcccttccccaactttattttatttaagactgtgtttgtcacttttttgtcttttttttgttgtgcacgttttgtcactgtgtgattagtagggtgcgggtcctcgggccagccctgaacgtcttgggagtgggtggacatggccttctggcttagttcgcctgctctcatggggtctcccttcgggggagccccacctagtactgggagggttctgtttcggcagtccctccgaggaagttgggtccgtgtcggcttcggttgctcggaccacagtacctcagtccctgtctggagcctaacgccccgggggatcagggtttgggtccctcttcacaggaggaccacttgacgttgcacccgtctgcacgtttttgtgaacactctttatgtgtgtgcacattttttctgcaccgggtggaattttttgggtgtgttcacacgccataggcttttaaaaaaaaaaaaatgatcgttcaATGGAAACCTATCACAAAACTTGGGCAGTTACCTATAGTGAAACCAAGCAGAGGTTGCCTATAGTGtaagactggccatacacctatagattatctgcagattttttatggtcagatggaaaaagtggaacaGATTCCTTCATCTACACTGaactgtgtggatggaagaatctcccaCTGGCCCAAGCTTCTATATCTTGCTAGTCGGCCCAGCTGGCTCTCACAATACCTGAGCATTCTGATTGGGTGCAGGCATTGTATATGTTGAGAGCCAGCAGGCCGACTAGCAAGATACTGAAGCTTGGCCCAGTgcgagattcctccatccacacagtgTAGCATAGATGGAGAAATGTGttgcactttttccatctgaccatagaaaatctgcagataatctatagatGTGTAGCCAGCTTAAGTTGCATGTCAAATGATCAGTAGATCTCGAGATTAGGCAGCTGAAGGTTTTACAAGGAAACTTGCTTGAAACCCTCCCGGCAACTTTAGCACTGAATGTatttaatggcaaggggtgcttggTGATCTATTGTCACTGGTGAGAATCTATTTTTTTGGGTCTCGTATTGCTGGGGGCTCAGTTGGGATCTACTGCTGAGGGAGAGGGGTCTATGCTCTGCAGAGTTAGGTCTCTTTCACACGAGGCAGATTCCGTCACTACGGAGTCCGCCagatcagcgggagatctctccgctgagccggcggattacaggtccctctctgctcactgagcggggaggggcttctgcagcaccgctgtctcctatggagagatctgatccgccatggacggatggggacgtatcgctaTCCATCTGATTttgtcgggtcggatgtcagcggacatgtctccgctgacatctgacgctccataggATTGTATGTAGCAGCCGTTCAGGTTTGCCGACAAAATGGATAGGCCGACCTGAACGACCCGActgcgtgaaaggggccttaaaggtgtgtctgtgtgtttaccatattttttatttaaaggagaAGAAAGGCCAAAGGAGTGCACttgtgttggctgatgtcactGTGCTCTAGTCCATGCTCTGGAGAGATCCCAACTTtatgccgggttcacacctatgcgaattggttgcggcttaaactgcatccaattcgcataacattataaaatacattgatttcaatgaggctggttcacatatgtgcgctGCATTCGCACtgtgcattgccgaaaaaacgtgtgcgttttttaggcattgcggtgtggctcaggtgcgaattcaggctcattatcttctatgggcatgcatctgattcgcacatgtgttcatttctcttcaggatttctctcattcagctcaatacacttcccccctccccctcccctctccaaattcgcagctaaaacggagatgatctgctgaacagttctcttatctctctgcagagataagagagctgaaattcgcactgcacaagtgtgaatccggcctctgtgtctggatccacccagatgcctgtacCAGTaactggctcagcctctcggGGAGCCGCTGAGTGCCTGTGAGCCAGCCCCAGTTACCAGGACACTGAAGAGTGATCAGCaatctttgatcgctcagttctcagtcttcgaGGCTGTGGTAGAccgatgcagatttttttttttcccctgtttagTTTTATTCATAACAAAAATACCAAATTTGGTGTTGTCATCAGAATGATAAGAGGGGGAAATTGGGGGAACATGTTTTGGCAACAACCATTTGCTCACTTTGGCGTGATTTCAGCTCACTTTCCATTTTtttaatgggacacagatggcaaattaAAAGCTGAAgcaggttataaccctcccttattctatcccaaatggggaaaaaataagttttgcccatagttcttAGTAATTGCATACTACGTCAGCTGCCTggatgtactgattactgtatgtAACCTCTGAGCAATATGCAGATACTTGCTTCCCATTGCCAACTTCCCAACTGCCTCACTGTCATGTTGATCCGCTTTTAGTGCTTTCTAATTCACAGATTCAAAAGAAGTATGCTGGTGATGATCATTACTGACTTTCTTGTCGGATTCTTCAActttgccgcatacacacgatcggacattccaacaacaaaaccgtgatttttttttttttttttttcgacggattgttggttcaaacttgtcttacatacacacaGTCAAacaatgttgtcggaaattccgatcgtcaagaacgcggtcatgtataacactatgacgagccgagaaaaattaagttcaatgattccgagcatgcaaattgcatacagacgatcagaatttccgacaagaactgtttttgtcggaaaaattgagaaccagctctcaaacatttgttgttgaaaaCTCTGATGGAGCCTACTAACGGTCGACCAAattctcacatcgaacatttgtcgttggaaattccgaccgtttgtacgcggcataagtcagtTCTCATGTCTGCCCATATTGGTCCCATACTATGACTTGTGGCTTCATTGGCCAATGGTGAGATGCAGGAGGGGGATGGGCAGTTGTTTCATAGAATGGTCTGAAAGGCACCAAAGTGTTCCTCATGTTTGCTGGGACACTCTGGAAGGCATCACAATGTTTCACCAGGCACCTCTGTGTGTCCTCGATTTTGTAGAATGTCCTTTTATGACCGATGCATTTTggattatttagtttttttctgaaaattctTAATTTTATCTTTTGCCATTTACAGAGGCCGCTGCTGTTACTCAAGAGACTGTCCCTGTTGACATAAAGAAGACCCCTATCTGCTTTACCCTGCAGGAGATGCTCCTGGATTATTATAGAGTTGAAGCCTGTGTGCCAGAATCTCAGACGGAAGCAGTCAGACAGCTGGTGCTGGACATCAGGAACGAGCTGCAGGACTTTCTGAAGGCCAAGCACCCAGAAATGCCCCTCTCTGCCCTGCAGCTAGGGGGGTCGCTGGGTAACGAACTGCCCATAGCCTGTATAGACCACACATGCTTATTGCTACCTCTGATCCTGGAGCCCCATTTGTGGACTTTTGTACCAGGACAGACAACTATTCTTAATGACCCTCGGTTCTGGATGATTAAACGGGCCAACCTAgagtacacagctagaggaagcaGTCCCTGGGATCGGTTCATGCTGGGGGGCTACCTTTCCACTCGGACAATTGTTGAGTCCTTGCACAAGATGGTTGTTGGGTCAATCAACTGGCCAGCCATAGGAACAGTGTTGGAGTGTGCCATAAGGCCAGTCATTAATCCGGATGTCCTTCAACTGGAAGTGACCCACTGTGACTTCACACTAGTGATTGACATTCTCCCGATGGCTGCAACCAAAGACGTTGTCCTGGTGACTTACTCTCACTCAACGGCTCCTGCAGAAAACCTTTGGCACAGGAGCTTCTACCATGAAGAAACCAGCCGGCTCCAAGACCTGGACAGCGCCGACTCTGGGGTCAGACAAAAGTGCCTCCAGATTCTTAAAAGCATCTGCAAAAAGCGCCCCGGTCTCACTAAGCTGTCCTCAACCCAGCTAAGGCATGTCCTCCTGCACATCAATAACGAGCCCTCTGATTGGACAGAGGCTGCT
The Rana temporaria chromosome 6, aRanTem1.1, whole genome shotgun sequence DNA segment above includes these coding regions:
- the MIEF2 gene encoding mitochondrial dynamics protein MID49 is translated as MEGCDWSGRAATCGRPEAVVKKQQKEEEAAAGCGAGRGSGRRMAEMQLQRKGKKADNGIGSVLDFLLANARLVLGVGGAAMLGIATLAVKRLIDRAASPPDEKEPEMKAEQKSFEESWKEAVLLKASPKLTQKAKRADLSASLPPPEPSQPAEEAAAVTQETVPVDIKKTPICFTLQEMLLDYYRVEACVPESQTEAVRQLVLDIRNELQDFLKAKHPEMPLSALQLGGSLGNELPIACIDHTCLLLPLILEPHLWTFVPGQTTILNDPRFWMIKRANLEYTARGSSPWDRFMLGGYLSTRTIVESLHKMVVGSINWPAIGTVLECAIRPVINPDVLQLEVTHCDFTLVIDILPMAATKDVVLVTYSHSTAPAENLWHRSFYHEETSRLQDLDSADSGVRQKCLQILKSICKKRPGLTKLSSTQLRHVLLHINNEPSDWTEAALSDRFLQAIESLIGYLDQGFLPCYFDNAVNLFSCFTEDDIEEMGYGLYQIFSNPESLLNK